The following DNA comes from Cryobacterium psychrophilum.
TCGTCTCCAGAGTTGCCGCCGCCGGCGAGCGGGCCGCAGACGCGCTGTGTCGTCCCGGCGTAGTCCACGGCCTGGTTCCATGGGATCCCGCCGCCAGGCTGCGTTTCCGCGGCCGGGGCAATTGGTAGGGGGGCTGGAGCAGCAGGCGCTGGCTCACCTTGGTGCACCCAGTTTCCGTTGTCGTCCTCGACGCAACCGAGCTCTGCCGCCTTCTGTTGGGCAAGGCCGGCCGGTGCGGCGACGAGCGCCCCGCATGCCGTGGCAGGATCCACGGGCGATGACGCTTCGGTCAGCGTCTCAGCCGCCGTGGGCTCATCGTAGGAGTATGAACCCGAGCTGCAACCGGTGAACAGAAGTATCGAAGACAGGGTCGTGGCTGCCGCAAGAGCTGCGATGGGCCTGCGAGGTGATCGAAGCATGGCCAAAGACTAGGGCATCACAGGCGCGCACCGGAGAGGGCCGACCGGTGGCGCGGTCAGCCCAGCGACCGCGCCTTGAGCACCTGCTGGCGCAGAGCCCCGCCGATCCCAGCCCTGCTCCGTGGCGACAGCTATCTCGGTCTGAGCGGGCCCGGCGCACCACAGCAACACGTCGGGTTTTCTGCCAAAACGGAGGGCCCCAACTATTCTTTGAAAAAAACAGGCAGATGAATTTCAAAGGCCCCAACATAACGACGGCATGAAAATCGGGCCGATTCACGCCTATCAGGTCCGTGAATCCACTTGTCGAGAAGTTTCGAAACGCCCTAGCCCCTGCCCAATCCATAGGTCCACGATTCGTTGTCCCAGTCAGCACGGGCGTTGTAGTAAAACCCGGTCGATGTGCCATCTTCGTTTTCGGCATTTGACGCAAAGCATTCGAAGAGCATGGACCTAATGCTGATGTCATCGATCGAAATTCCGCCCGTTGTCGTACACCGGACGGAAAGTATCGGACCCTCGATAATGCCATCGGCGGCGTGCCCGTCGGCCATCTCTTTCACACTGGCTTCGATATCAGAAACTGCTGCCGCTCGATTGTCTCGTCGCCGCTCGAGATCGGCTTCACCGGCCTTCGCCTTGGCGGCGACACGCTCATCCTCTTGTTTTTGAGCTAGTTCTTCTGCCGCAATTTTTTGTGTTTCAGCAAGCTCTGCTGCTGCAATTTCCTGATTGTGCGAAGCGATAGCGACGATTGCCCCACCAATACCGGAC
Coding sequences within:
- a CDS encoding cell envelope integrity protein TolA, with protein sequence MTDLPNGFYTGPDGHERFWDGSEWHDSPNHPPAAQRKSGPIKKFKALKTRTRVSIIVLAAVIVLSGIGGAIVAIASHNQEIAAAELAETQKIAAEELAQKQEDERVAAKAKAGEADLERRRDNRAAAVSDIEASVKEMADGHAADGIIEGPILSVRCTTTGGISIDDISIRSMLFECFASNAENEDGTSTGFYYNARADWDNESWTYGLGRG